In Patescibacteria group bacterium, the sequence GCAGCCGCTATTAAAGAATTGATTGAGCGCCGCTAAGTTTTTTAGATCAATTTAAGATTAAAAATCCGGCTCCTAAGAGGGCCGGATTTTAGAGTGGTAAAATAAATATAATGAAGACTAAATATTGGTGGCTAATTAGTGGCGTGGTGGCCGGCATCCTGATCTTGGGGGGCGGTTATTATGTTTGGTTGGCCCCAGCTGGTTCTAGCCAGCAACCTAAGCAGTTTGTGGTGCAGTCTGGCGAGGGCATTGGCATCATTGCCGAACACTTGCAGAAAGAGAATTTGATTAAATCTGCCTGGGGTTTTAAATTATATCTCAAACTAACCGGGCAGATCATTGTGCAGCCCGGCACTTATGAGTTGTCCCCCGCTCAAAGTTTGCCCAAAATAGCTAATTTGATTGCTAGCGGCTCGACTTCTAATGTAACCCTGACTATTCCGGAAGGATTTACTTTAGAGCAGATTGCCGAAGAAGTTGCCCAAAAGAATATTGCCACTAAAGAAGAGTTCTTAAAAATTGCCAATGATTTTCCGCCAGATTATGATTTTCTGAAAGCGCGGCCGGCTGGGAAATCTTTGGAAGGATTTTTGTTTCCCGATACCTACAAGCTAATCAAAGGCGATCCCACTTTAGCAATCCGGCGGATGCTGGATAATTTTTCGACTAAATATCATTCCGAGATCCAGCCGGATTTGGGCGACCAGGATTTGTATAAAATATTGATCATAGCCTCATTAGTTGAACGCGAAGCCCAAAAAACCGAAGACCGCCCGATGATTGCCGGAGTGATTTATAATCGGCTGAAGATCGGGATGAAATTAGATATCGATGCCACGGTGCGTTTCATTATTAATAATTGGAAGGATCCCCTGACACGAGCCGATCTCACGGTCGATTCGCTCTACAATACCCGCCAACATGCGGGGTTGCCTCCGGGGCCGATCTGCAATCCTGGTCTGGCAGCGATCGAAGCGGCGTTGCATCCCGCCGAGCACAAATATTATTACTATCTGACTGATCCGGAAGGGGTAACCCATTACGCTAAAACTTTGGCGGAACATAATCAAAACAAAGTCGAATATTTATTATAGTTTTGATACTCTGACAGAGTATTGCAGAATTTTTCTTGTTACTTTCCCGAGGAAAGTAACCAAAGTCTTCGGGCAGTCGTCCTCACTCGGTATTTAACCAAAAATCTACCTTTCCGCTCTCGTCGGTGTAACCGACTTTGCAGCGGTAATTTTTGGAATACCTATCGCTCGGACTCCAATGCCCGGATGGGAACAAAAGCCCTCCTCCAATGCCAGGACTGAAGATAAAAACATCTCTCCTTCGATGGTTGGTGATAGAATAGCTTGACGCAAAGAGGATTTTTACATAGTATGCTCATACAGATCAACTGATCTGATGTTCTTTAAAGGGAGCTAAATCTAATGCCAACCATATTCAGGTATTTGTTGGTAGTAATTTGCTTGGTAGTGATTGTAGCCATCGCACCCCAATATCAATCTGTAAGCACAACTGACAGAGAAACCAGTCGTAGTTCTTACTTAGTTAGAGAGGTGTTTGGTCCTAA encodes:
- the mltG gene encoding endolytic transglycosylase MltG, with translation MKTKYWWLISGVVAGILILGGGYYVWLAPAGSSQQPKQFVVQSGEGIGIIAEHLQKENLIKSAWGFKLYLKLTGQIIVQPGTYELSPAQSLPKIANLIASGSTSNVTLTIPEGFTLEQIAEEVAQKNIATKEEFLKIANDFPPDYDFLKARPAGKSLEGFLFPDTYKLIKGDPTLAIRRMLDNFSTKYHSEIQPDLGDQDLYKILIIASLVEREAQKTEDRPMIAGVIYNRLKIGMKLDIDATVRFIINNWKDPLTRADLTVDSLYNTRQHAGLPPGPICNPGLAAIEAALHPAEHKYYYYLTDPEGVTHYAKTLAEHNQNKVEYLL